A genome region from Planctomycetota bacterium includes the following:
- a CDS encoding WXG100 family type VII secretion target: MAKAIVDPNELRRFAADLKKFNSDVQTQMSRVGASLGGLQQTWRDQEQVKFSEEFEQTMRALQKFVKACDTHIPFLVRKAERIEEYLNQR; this comes from the coding sequence ATGGCCAAAGCAATTGTCGATCCCAACGAGCTCCGTCGATTCGCCGCCGACCTGAAGAAATTCAATAGTGACGTGCAGACTCAGATGTCGCGCGTCGGGGCCTCGCTGGGCGGACTGCAGCAGACTTGGCGCGACCAGGAGCAGGTGAAGTTCTCCGAGGAGTTCGAGCAGACCATGCGGGCACTGCAGAAGTTTGTCAAGGCCTGCGACACGCACATCCCGTTCCTGGTCCGCAAGGCGGAGCGCATCGAGGAATACCTGAACCAGCGCTGA
- a CDS encoding NAD-dependent succinate-semialdehyde dehydrogenase, whose amino-acid sequence METRNLIDGQWRESVSGRRFEVRNPATDEVIAAVPMCGAAEARAALDSAFAFQPEWEAEAPDHRAGILERTAALMAAKLDSLANIITLECGKPLAEARLEVQYAADYFSSAAHEIRMLRDVEAPLKRPGVRGVVRMRGIGVCAAITPWNFPLAMLARKAAPALAAGCVQLAKPAEETPLSSFALAEILLESELPPRCLHVLTGEPREIAAAWLEDGRVRKLSFTGSTETGRILLEQSAKQLVRCSMELGGHAAFLVLEDADLDLAVQGAVQAKFRNAGQTCICPNRFLVHHSIAGEFGRRVALAAASLKVAPGMEEGSQIGPLINEAAVAKVRSHVADAMARGGKILCGGKTAKLPDRPDRFFQPTVIAECNPDMLCYREETFGPVVPIMGVGSPNEAIEVANSSPWGLAGYVFGASDTARHVAEQLQCGVIGVNEAAPSNARAPFGGVKWSGFGREGGVWGLMEYVATQYLAIRSRE is encoded by the coding sequence ATGGAAACGCGGAATTTGATCGACGGTCAGTGGAGGGAGTCCGTTTCGGGGCGGCGCTTCGAGGTCCGCAACCCCGCCACCGACGAGGTCATCGCCGCGGTGCCGATGTGTGGCGCGGCCGAGGCGCGGGCGGCGCTGGATTCCGCCTTTGCGTTCCAGCCCGAGTGGGAGGCCGAAGCGCCGGATCATCGCGCCGGCATCCTGGAGAGGACCGCGGCGCTGATGGCTGCCAAGCTGGATTCACTGGCCAACATCATCACTCTGGAATGCGGCAAGCCGCTGGCCGAGGCCCGCCTTGAAGTGCAGTACGCCGCGGATTATTTCTCCAGCGCCGCCCACGAAATCCGCATGCTCCGCGATGTCGAAGCGCCCCTGAAGCGGCCCGGCGTTCGCGGGGTCGTGCGGATGAGGGGCATCGGAGTCTGCGCTGCGATCACCCCCTGGAACTTTCCGCTGGCGATGCTGGCGCGCAAGGCGGCCCCCGCCCTGGCGGCCGGCTGCGTCCAACTGGCCAAACCCGCCGAGGAAACTCCGCTCTCCTCCTTTGCCCTGGCTGAGATTCTGCTTGAGAGCGAGCTGCCGCCGCGCTGCCTGCACGTGCTCACCGGCGAGCCGCGCGAGATCGCCGCGGCCTGGCTCGAGGATGGCCGTGTCCGCAAGCTCAGTTTCACCGGCAGCACCGAAACCGGGAGGATTCTTCTTGAGCAATCCGCCAAGCAACTGGTCCGCTGCTCGATGGAGCTCGGTGGTCACGCGGCCTTCCTGGTGCTCGAGGACGCCGATCTGGACTTGGCCGTGCAGGGCGCCGTGCAAGCCAAGTTCCGCAACGCGGGCCAGACCTGCATCTGTCCGAACCGTTTCCTGGTGCATCACTCCATCGCCGGCGAGTTCGGCCGGCGCGTCGCGCTCGCCGCAGCAAGCCTGAAGGTCGCCCCGGGCATGGAGGAGGGTTCACAGATCGGACCGCTCATCAACGAAGCGGCCGTGGCCAAGGTCCGCTCCCATGTGGCGGACGCGATGGCTCGCGGCGGCAAGATCCTGTGCGGCGGAAAGACCGCGAAACTTCCCGACCGCCCCGATCGCTTTTTCCAGCCCACGGTGATCGCCGAATGCAATCCGGACATGCTCTGCTACCGCGAGGAGACCTTCGGCCCCGTGGTACCAATCATGGGCGTCGGTTCACCGAATGAGGCGATCGAGGTCGCGAATTCCAGCCCCTGGGGTCTTGCGGGCTATGTCTTCGGCGCTTCCGACACCGCGCGCCACGTCGCTGAGCAATTGCAGTGCGGCGTGATCGGCGTCAACGAAGCGGCACCCAGCAACGCCCGCGCTCCCTTCGGCGGTGTGAAGTGGAGCGGATTCGGCCGCGAAGGCGGCGTCTGGGGCCTGATGGAATATGTCGCCACGCAATATCTGGCGATTCGATCGCGGGAATAG
- the recA gene encoding recombinase RecA translates to MSKQVIESKSEPKSDKASTAKESAKESSDQKARFKAIDQAMGQIEKAYGKGSIMRLDGNLPAPIQGISTGALSLDLALGGRGLPRGRVVEIFGPESSGKTTLALTAIANTQREGGVAAFIDAEHALDPSWAKRIGVNLDEILVSQPDTGEQALEICEMLVRSNAVNMVVIDSVAALIPRAEIEGEMGDSHMGLQARLMSQALRKLTGAISKSDCVVVFINQLREKIGVMFGSPETTTGGRALKFYASVRIDIRRIGQIKEGDRIVGNRVKTKVVKNKMAPPFREAEFDIMFDEGISTSGDVLDMAVNEGVVEKSGSWFSYGPTRLGQGREGAKLFLRENLTLLDEIRKTVMAKRLANPAGTPVKLKDEAESDDDD, encoded by the coding sequence ATGTCCAAGCAAGTCATCGAGTCGAAGTCCGAACCCAAGTCCGACAAGGCTTCCACGGCCAAGGAGAGCGCCAAGGAATCCAGCGATCAGAAGGCCCGATTTAAAGCCATCGATCAGGCGATGGGCCAGATCGAGAAGGCCTATGGCAAGGGAAGCATCATGCGCCTCGACGGCAATCTTCCTGCGCCGATCCAGGGCATCTCCACCGGCGCGCTGAGCCTGGATCTCGCCCTGGGCGGACGCGGACTGCCGCGCGGACGCGTGGTCGAGATCTTCGGGCCGGAGTCCAGCGGAAAGACCACGCTGGCGCTCACAGCCATCGCCAACACGCAGCGCGAAGGGGGCGTGGCCGCGTTCATCGACGCCGAGCATGCGCTGGATCCCTCATGGGCGAAGCGCATCGGCGTGAATCTGGATGAAATTCTCGTTTCGCAACCGGACACGGGCGAGCAGGCGCTGGAAATCTGCGAAATGCTGGTCCGCTCCAACGCCGTCAACATGGTGGTGATCGACTCGGTCGCGGCGCTGATTCCGCGGGCCGAGATTGAAGGCGAAATGGGCGACAGCCACATGGGGCTCCAGGCCCGCCTGATGAGCCAGGCTCTTCGCAAGCTGACCGGCGCCATATCCAAGAGCGATTGCGTCGTGGTGTTCATCAACCAGCTCCGCGAAAAAATCGGCGTCATGTTCGGCAGTCCCGAGACGACGACCGGCGGCCGCGCGCTCAAGTTCTACGCCTCGGTCCGCATCGACATTCGCCGGATCGGCCAGATCAAGGAAGGCGATCGCATCGTCGGCAACCGGGTGAAGACCAAGGTGGTCAAGAACAAGATGGCCCCGCCATTCCGCGAGGCGGAGTTTGACATCATGTTCGACGAGGGCATCTCGACCTCGGGCGACGTGCTGGACATGGCGGTGAACGAGGGCGTGGTGGAGAAGAGCGGCTCGTGGTTCAGCTACGGACCGACCCGTTTGGGCCAGGGCCGCGAAGGCGCCAAGCTCTTCCTGCGGGAGAACCTGACGCTTCTGGACGAGATCCGCAAGACGGTCATGGCCAAGCGCCTGGCCAATCCCGCCGGCACTCCCGTGAAGCTGAAGGATGAAGCCGAGAGCGACGACGACGATTGA
- a CDS encoding SDR family oxidoreductase, with the protein MRKRILVTGGAGFLGSHLCDRLVKAGHEVICLDNFFTSHRGNVEHLIGKTNFELVRADVTNPVQFEVDQIYNLACPAAPGHYQYNPIKTLKTSVMGALNVLGLARRVRARVLQASTSEVYGDPKVHPQVETYWGHVNPIGPRACYDEGKRAAETLFFDYHRINKVPIRVARIFNTYGPRIHPFDGRVVSNFIRQAVAGQDITLFGDGSQSRSFCYVDDLVEGLMKLMDAPDACTGPVNLGNANEFTVKQLAEKIVAITGTKSKIVTGRPLPADDPSRRQPDISLAKKALGWEPKVSLDDGLRRTIEWFKTIDLTDYRPPTPNFVT; encoded by the coding sequence ATGCGAAAACGAATTCTGGTCACAGGTGGCGCGGGATTTCTCGGTTCGCACCTGTGCGACCGCCTGGTCAAGGCGGGCCACGAGGTCATCTGCCTGGACAACTTCTTCACCAGTCACCGGGGCAACGTCGAGCACCTGATCGGCAAGACCAATTTCGAGCTGGTCCGCGCCGACGTGACCAATCCCGTCCAGTTTGAGGTGGATCAGATCTACAACCTGGCCTGTCCCGCGGCGCCCGGCCACTACCAGTACAACCCCATCAAGACGCTCAAGACCAGCGTGATGGGGGCGCTGAATGTGCTCGGCCTCGCCCGGCGCGTGCGGGCACGCGTGCTGCAGGCGAGCACCAGCGAGGTCTACGGCGATCCCAAGGTCCATCCGCAGGTGGAGACCTATTGGGGACACGTCAATCCGATCGGGCCGCGCGCCTGCTACGACGAGGGCAAGCGCGCCGCCGAGACGCTCTTCTTCGACTACCACCGGATCAACAAGGTGCCCATCCGCGTGGCGCGCATCTTCAACACCTACGGGCCGCGCATCCATCCCTTCGACGGCCGCGTGGTGAGCAACTTCATCCGTCAGGCGGTGGCGGGGCAGGACATCACACTCTTCGGTGATGGCAGCCAGAGCCGCAGCTTCTGCTATGTCGACGACTTGGTGGAGGGCCTGATGAAGCTGATGGACGCGCCGGATGCATGCACGGGTCCGGTGAACCTGGGCAACGCCAACGAGTTCACGGTGAAGCAGCTGGCGGAAAAAATCGTCGCCATCACGGGAACGAAATCCAAGATCGTCACCGGCCGGCCGCTTCCCGCGGACGATCCATCGCGTCGGCAGCCGGACATTTCGCTGGCAAAAAAGGCGCTCGGTTGGGAGCCCAAGGTTTCCCTGGATGATGGATTGCGTCGCACCATCGAGTGGTTCAAGACCATCGACCTGACCGATTACCGCCCGCCCACGCCGAATTTTGTGACTTAA
- a CDS encoding anhydro-N-acetylmuramic acid kinase produces the protein MERLSSSSTLEAAQSSPRVALGAMTGTSLDALDLALVEIKDRGLCSHASLLHHQTFDLGPLRPRLRAASLGKSFSAGDFLRLALDFGNFHAACATELLKNYNRSAGTTVSVKVAGLHGQTIFHAPPLSWQIINPYPVARALGCPVASDLRGADLAAGGQGAPITPLADWILFRGHRPRTIVNLGGFCNITWLPSSVDDPAKISGCDVCPCNHILDHAAKLALDIDFDPEGSNAAKGSVHPAAESALTQSLKKLTAQNRSLGSGDEGFEWVNQWASQLTSCDLLATAVNALARAIATSITSSATPSQEVLLAGGGALNATLAQKIAEFVNQPVYNTQVAAAIHVSARESVAMAVLAALAWDGYPTTLSSVTHRGASNCRDGLWCLPRDETQS, from the coding sequence GTGGAACGGCTCTCCTCCAGCTCAACGCTCGAAGCGGCTCAGTCGAGTCCGCGCGTGGCCCTTGGAGCGATGACCGGCACGAGCCTCGACGCGCTCGACCTGGCGCTGGTGGAGATCAAGGACCGCGGACTCTGCTCGCACGCCTCGCTGCTGCACCACCAGACCTTCGACCTGGGCCCGCTGCGACCGCGGCTGCGCGCCGCCTCGCTGGGCAAGTCGTTTTCAGCGGGCGACTTCCTGCGACTGGCCCTGGACTTTGGAAATTTCCACGCCGCCTGCGCCACGGAGTTGCTCAAGAATTACAACCGCAGCGCCGGAACCACCGTCTCGGTCAAGGTGGCGGGCCTGCATGGGCAGACCATTTTCCACGCGCCGCCACTCTCGTGGCAGATCATCAATCCCTATCCGGTGGCGCGGGCTCTGGGCTGTCCGGTTGCCAGCGACCTGCGCGGCGCCGACCTGGCCGCGGGCGGACAGGGCGCGCCCATCACCCCTCTGGCCGACTGGATCCTGTTCCGTGGGCATCGCCCGCGGACCATCGTCAACCTGGGCGGTTTCTGCAACATCACCTGGCTGCCCTCGAGCGTGGACGACCCCGCCAAGATCAGCGGCTGCGACGTCTGCCCCTGCAATCACATCCTCGACCACGCCGCCAAGCTGGCTCTGGACATTGACTTCGATCCTGAAGGAAGCAACGCCGCCAAGGGCAGCGTCCACCCCGCGGCCGAGAGCGCCCTGACCCAGTCTCTGAAGAAATTGACGGCCCAGAACCGCTCCCTCGGCAGCGGCGACGAGGGCTTCGAATGGGTCAATCAATGGGCTTCTCAGCTGACCTCGTGCGACCTGCTGGCGACCGCGGTGAACGCCCTGGCGCGGGCGATCGCCACGTCGATCACCTCCAGCGCCACGCCGTCGCAGGAGGTGCTGCTGGCCGGAGGCGGGGCGCTCAATGCCACGCTGGCACAAAAAATCGCTGAGTTCGTCAACCAGCCGGTCTACAACACGCAGGTCGCCGCGGCGATCCATGTCTCCGCGCGGGAGTCGGTGGCGATGGCGGTGCTGGCCGCGCTGGCGTGGGACGGTTATCCAACCACGCTCTCCAGCGTCACACATCGCGGCGCATCCAATTGCCGCGACGGACTCTGGTGCCTGCCCAGAGACGAAACACAATCTTAA
- a CDS encoding response regulator transcription factor yields MEQHSVLIVEDEKEIAELIELHLKRAGIRTAIARSGRAALESVKKSPPDALVLDLMLPDVDGLEVCRRLRQTHDQRTMPIIMVTAKGEESEIVTGIELGADDYITKPFSPKVLVARVQSALRRTRMSAPVDTDRMSLLGGDLVIDSGRHVVLLGGKTVDLTLTEYGILQFLAKRPGFVRTRDQIIAAVHGRDIVLSNRTVDVHITALRRKMGAVGDLIETVRGVGYRFSESREALAE; encoded by the coding sequence ATGGAACAGCATTCAGTCCTGATCGTCGAGGATGAGAAGGAAATCGCGGAGCTGATCGAGCTGCACCTCAAGCGCGCCGGGATCCGGACCGCCATCGCGCGCTCGGGCCGCGCCGCCCTGGAGTCGGTCAAGAAGTCCCCTCCCGACGCCCTCGTGCTCGACCTGATGCTTCCCGATGTGGACGGCCTGGAAGTCTGCCGGCGCCTTCGCCAGACGCACGACCAGCGCACGATGCCGATCATCATGGTGACGGCCAAGGGCGAGGAGAGCGAGATCGTCACGGGCATCGAGCTCGGCGCCGACGACTACATCACCAAGCCCTTCAGCCCCAAGGTGCTGGTGGCCCGCGTGCAGAGCGCGCTGCGACGCACGCGCATGTCCGCCCCGGTCGACACCGACCGCATGTCGCTGCTGGGCGGCGACCTGGTGATCGACTCCGGCCGCCACGTTGTGCTGCTGGGCGGCAAGACGGTGGACCTCACCCTGACCGAGTACGGCATCCTGCAGTTCCTGGCCAAGCGGCCTGGATTCGTCCGGACGCGCGATCAGATCATCGCCGCGGTGCACGGCCGGGACATCGTGCTCTCCAACCGCACCGTGGACGTCCACATCACCGCCCTGCGCCGCAAGATGGGCGCGGTGGGCGACCTGATCGAGACGGTCCGCGGTGTCGGGTATCGTTTCAGCGAGAGCCGCGAAGCTCTCGCTGAATGA
- a CDS encoding PAS domain S-box protein: MKPIASSALGWFATALIAIGAWAAFAPETAAVIAIAAVLLAGIQQMRLAADVERLNDALRRARTGAAATSFPIFRRPLLSQLSQQCASVSEQHDRARRDLESERLQRQLFEQSMRDGLVVLDAQQRVLSANAAAARLLGFDAATAPGRLFQELGRIPEVNAMLEASYRDGERRHGLMEPSTSPGSIVDAAVETLRDEWQQPVGALLLVADVTSEQRLERMRSDFAANVSHELRTPITNIKGYIETIQQIGFADEGQVHRFLEIVERNASRLAALVEDLLSISFLESPNTRERITMASTPVNQLIDWVDAELGLAAEARGVTLKRDLQPGLRLHANALLIEQAIGNLVSNAIRYAPRGSAIEITARASDEEGGGMARITVVDQGPGIHEKHLPRLFERFYRVDTARSRDEGGTGLGLAIVKHIAMVHGGEVSVESAIGRGSRFCLAIPVAKT; encoded by the coding sequence ATGAAACCCATCGCCTCCTCCGCACTCGGCTGGTTCGCAACGGCGCTGATCGCGATCGGCGCCTGGGCCGCCTTCGCGCCGGAGACCGCCGCGGTGATCGCCATCGCCGCCGTGCTGCTGGCCGGAATCCAGCAGATGCGCCTTGCCGCCGACGTGGAGCGGCTCAACGACGCCCTGCGCCGCGCCCGCACCGGCGCCGCCGCAACCAGCTTTCCGATCTTTCGCCGGCCGCTTCTTTCGCAGCTCTCGCAGCAATGCGCCTCGGTCTCCGAGCAGCACGACCGCGCCCGGCGCGACCTGGAGAGCGAGCGTCTGCAGCGCCAGCTCTTCGAGCAGTCGATGCGCGACGGTCTGGTGGTGCTGGACGCCCAGCAGCGCGTCCTCTCCGCCAACGCCGCGGCGGCGCGCCTGCTGGGCTTCGACGCCGCCACCGCGCCGGGACGCCTCTTCCAGGAACTCGGCCGCATTCCCGAGGTCAACGCCATGCTCGAGGCCAGCTACCGCGACGGCGAGCGGCGGCATGGCCTGATGGAGCCCTCCACGTCGCCGGGCTCGATCGTGGATGCCGCCGTCGAGACGCTGCGCGACGAGTGGCAACAACCGGTCGGCGCGCTGCTGCTGGTGGCGGACGTCACCTCGGAGCAGCGCCTGGAGCGGATGCGCAGCGATTTTGCGGCCAATGTGAGCCACGAGCTGCGCACGCCGATCACCAACATCAAGGGCTACATCGAGACGATCCAGCAGATCGGATTCGCCGACGAGGGGCAGGTGCACCGCTTCCTGGAGATCGTCGAGCGCAACGCCTCGCGGCTGGCGGCGCTGGTGGAGGATCTGCTCTCCATCTCGTTCCTGGAGTCCCCCAACACCCGGGAGCGCATCACCATGGCGAGCACCCCGGTGAACCAGCTCATCGACTGGGTCGACGCCGAGCTCGGCCTGGCCGCCGAGGCCCGCGGCGTCACGCTCAAGCGCGACCTCCAACCCGGCCTGCGCCTGCACGCCAACGCGCTGCTGATCGAACAGGCGATCGGCAACCTGGTCAGCAACGCCATCCGCTACGCGCCGCGCGGATCGGCAATCGAGATCACCGCCCGCGCGAGCGACGAGGAGGGCGGAGGCATGGCGCGGATCACCGTTGTGGACCAGGGCCCGGGCATTCACGAGAAGCACCTGCCGAGATTGTTCGAGCGCTTCTACCGCGTGGACACGGCGCGGAGCCGCGACGAGGGAGGCACCGGCCTGGGACTGGCGATCGTGAAGCACATCGCCATGGTGCATGGCGGCGAAGTCTCCGTGGAAAGCGCGATCGGCCGCGGCAGCCGCTTCTGCCTCGCCATTCCAGTCGCGAAAACGTGA
- a CDS encoding PstS family phosphate ABC transporter substrate-binding protein — protein sequence MRLPASLALSFLALPLALAAALQTADADLSKLTGSIKVDGSSTVYPITEAVAEDFQARAPKSRPTVGISGTGGGFKRFCAGETDISNASRPITQSEVEMAKNNKIDFIEIPVAFDGLSIVVNPANTWVTELKVDQIKKIFTADNPAKKWSDLNPAWPAETIKVFSPGTDSGTFDYFKEATVGKEGKIRSDLSVSEDDNVLVTGVAGDKNAIGYFGFAYYSENQSKLKLVPVDGGKGAVTPNAKTIEDGTYTPFSRPLFIYVNAKSAQRPEIAAFVDFYVANTAKLSKQVGYTPLPTAITDRAAANWKARKPGTQYLDAGGNKVQGPILSVYK from the coding sequence ATGAGACTCCCAGCTTCGCTCGCCCTCTCCTTCCTGGCCCTTCCCCTGGCGCTGGCCGCCGCGCTGCAAACCGCGGATGCGGACCTCTCCAAGCTGACCGGCTCGATCAAGGTGGACGGCTCCTCGACCGTTTATCCGATCACCGAGGCGGTGGCCGAGGATTTCCAGGCAAGGGCCCCTAAGTCGCGGCCCACCGTGGGCATCAGCGGCACCGGCGGCGGCTTCAAGCGATTCTGCGCGGGCGAGACCGACATCTCCAATGCGAGCCGGCCGATCACCCAATCGGAAGTGGAGATGGCCAAGAACAACAAGATCGACTTCATCGAGATCCCGGTCGCCTTCGACGGCCTTTCGATCGTGGTCAATCCCGCCAACACCTGGGTCACGGAGCTCAAGGTCGACCAGATCAAGAAGATCTTCACTGCCGACAATCCCGCCAAGAAATGGTCCGACCTGAATCCCGCCTGGCCCGCCGAGACGATCAAGGTGTTCAGTCCCGGCACCGACAGCGGAACCTTCGACTATTTCAAGGAGGCGACGGTCGGCAAGGAGGGCAAGATCCGCTCCGATCTCTCGGTGAGCGAGGATGACAACGTGCTGGTGACCGGCGTCGCCGGCGACAAGAACGCGATCGGCTACTTCGGCTTCGCCTACTACAGCGAGAACCAGAGCAAGCTCAAGCTGGTGCCCGTCGACGGCGGCAAGGGAGCGGTCACGCCCAATGCCAAGACCATCGAGGATGGAACCTACACCCCGTTCAGCCGCCCGCTCTTCATCTATGTCAACGCAAAATCCGCCCAGCGGCCGGAGATCGCGGCCTTCGTCGACTTCTATGTCGCCAACACCGCCAAGCTTTCCAAGCAGGTCGGCTACACGCCGCTGCCAACGGCCATCACCGACCGCGCCGCGGCGAACTGGAAGGCGCGCAAGCCGGGAACCCAGTACCTCGACGCGGGCGGCAACAAGGTGCAGGGACCGATCTTGAGCGTCTACAAATAA
- the pstC gene encoding phosphate ABC transporter permease subunit PstC yields MNALSAQAASSAAALARRGTPRSTLVRNLWERAIRGVLGVTAIISVAITVGIIAILLRETVAFIQLPEIELTDFLFGTTWSPLLGAEKHFGIWPLICGTFLVAAVAAVTAIPLGLITAIYMSEYATPRSRAILKPVIEILAGVPTVVYGFFALLVITPALQSACNFLFGTQVFSGYNAGAAGIAVGIMILPIVASMSEDAMQSVPRSLREGAYALGSTKFDVSMKVVTPAALSGIMASCFLAITRAIGETMVVALAAGGLAHMTLNPADQVQTMTAYMVQIFLGDAPAFGVENLSSYAVAMVLFTLTLVLSIAGNLLLKRFREAYE; encoded by the coding sequence ATGAACGCACTCTCCGCCCAAGCCGCCTCCTCCGCGGCCGCCCTCGCGCGGCGCGGCACGCCGCGCTCCACGCTGGTGCGCAACCTCTGGGAGAGGGCGATTCGCGGAGTGCTGGGGGTGACCGCGATCATCAGCGTTGCGATCACGGTGGGCATCATCGCCATCCTGCTGCGCGAGACCGTCGCCTTCATCCAGCTGCCCGAGATCGAGCTGACGGATTTCCTCTTCGGGACGACCTGGAGTCCGCTGCTGGGCGCCGAGAAGCATTTCGGCATCTGGCCGCTGATCTGCGGCACCTTCCTGGTCGCCGCGGTCGCCGCCGTCACCGCCATTCCGCTGGGCTTGATCACCGCGATCTACATGAGCGAGTACGCCACGCCGCGAAGTCGCGCCATCCTGAAGCCCGTCATCGAGATCCTGGCCGGCGTGCCCACCGTGGTCTACGGCTTTTTCGCGCTGCTGGTGATCACGCCGGCGCTGCAGAGCGCCTGCAATTTTCTTTTTGGCACGCAGGTCTTCTCCGGCTACAACGCCGGCGCTGCGGGCATCGCGGTGGGCATCATGATCCTGCCCATCGTGGCCTCGATGAGTGAGGACGCCATGCAGTCGGTGCCGCGTTCGCTGCGCGAGGGGGCCTATGCCCTGGGCAGCACCAAGTTCGACGTGAGCATGAAGGTGGTGACGCCGGCGGCGCTGAGCGGCATCATGGCCAGCTGCTTCCTGGCGATCACGCGTGCCATCGGCGAGACCATGGTGGTGGCGCTGGCCGCGGGCGGGCTGGCCCACATGACGCTCAACCCCGCGGACCAGGTGCAGACCATGACGGCATACATGGTGCAGATCTTTTTGGGCGACGCTCCGGCCTTCGGCGTGGAAAACCTCTCCAGCTACGCAGTGGCGATGGTGCTGTTTACGCTCACGCTCGTGCTGTCCATCGCGGGCAACCTGCTGCTGAAGCGCTTCCGCGAGGCCTACGAATGA
- the pstA gene encoding phosphate ABC transporter permease PstA, which yields MNAAAPHTSLRARRVFKNRAFLALCLASTTLAIVILAILILSIVMQGSHFLFNSEAAGAVFGHGDLTQLTRIVRWEFLTNFASRRPENAGIYAAIIGTVWVCGICAALTLPLGIGTAIYLEEFAPKNRWTALIDFNIRNLAGVPSIVYGILGLTAFTRMFGLFGSDRNAAWSFGPADAWWHFQLPFGQGLLAGGLTLMLVVLPIVIISSREALRAVPSSLRQASLAIGATPWQTVSRITLPAALPSILTGAILAMSRAVGEAAPLLVLGIPVFIASTPDNLTDSFTVLPFQIFNWAGRPQEAFHQLAASAIVILLLVLICFNGIAVYLRQKLRKPLA from the coding sequence ATGAACGCCGCGGCACCGCACACTTCGCTCCGCGCCCGGCGCGTCTTCAAGAATCGCGCGTTTCTGGCGCTCTGCCTGGCCAGCACCACGCTGGCCATTGTGATCCTGGCCATCCTGATCCTCTCGATCGTGATGCAGGGGTCGCACTTTCTTTTCAACAGCGAGGCCGCGGGCGCCGTCTTCGGCCACGGCGACCTCACGCAACTCACCCGCATCGTGCGCTGGGAATTTCTCACCAACTTCGCCAGCCGCCGGCCGGAGAACGCCGGCATCTATGCGGCGATCATCGGCACGGTGTGGGTCTGCGGCATCTGCGCGGCGCTCACCCTGCCGCTGGGCATCGGCACGGCGATCTATCTGGAGGAGTTCGCACCCAAGAACCGCTGGACCGCGCTGATCGACTTCAACATCCGCAACCTCGCGGGCGTGCCGAGCATCGTCTACGGCATTCTGGGTCTGACCGCCTTCACGCGCATGTTCGGCCTCTTCGGCAGCGACCGCAACGCCGCATGGAGCTTCGGCCCAGCCGACGCGTGGTGGCATTTCCAATTGCCCTTCGGCCAGGGGCTGCTCGCGGGCGGATTGACGCTGATGCTGGTGGTGCTGCCGATCGTGATCATCTCCAGCCGCGAGGCGCTGCGCGCCGTGCCCTCGAGCCTGCGGCAGGCGAGCCTGGCCATCGGCGCCACGCCCTGGCAGACGGTTTCGCGCATCACCTTGCCCGCGGCATTGCCCAGCATTCTGACCGGCGCCATCCTGGCCATGAGCCGCGCCGTCGGCGAGGCCGCCCCGCTGCTGGTGCTGGGCATCCCGGTGTTCATCGCCAGCACACCGGATAACCTCACCGATAGTTTCACCGTGCTTCCCTTTCAAATCTTCAACTGGGCGGGTCGGCCGCAGGAGGCCTTCCACCAGCTCGCCGCTTCCGCGATCGTGATCCTGCTCCTCGTGCTGATCTGCTTCAATGGCATCGCGGTCTATCTTCGACAGAAGCTCCGCAAGCCGCTCGCCTGA